One Haloplanus sp. HW8-1 DNA window includes the following coding sequences:
- a CDS encoding DUF7221 family queuine tRNA-ribosyltransferase-like protein, which translates to MSLAGRCARSETMSSEAPASPGQRSPSHGESLSPGVQESERFKFHYTVGSGSSRKAIGTAALAATNPDALDLDDLEALLAAGVDLNAIPHPGYAMISYARRDNRPFEGPNWFIDSGGYSVQKKFNHYPTSIDDYVAYLSEYDDQIEKYTLRDWACAHDLLRDADRDVRTHQEWSIRDHVYCLETAEDVGLTAEPVAVLQGHDIEEYLWSFDYLKEHGLASPTLGIGSILRPNKTNEVRAIIQELRDAIPSKYALHGFGISKTVLDDAETLWALDSADTTSWQSKAAHARVTDPEWADRVPAWIRTLQAYMDYGDAVDALIAAAYADEPADAATEPGRLRVVPLSAFAAGKPGRPDVADPLVECICGNLIDPNRHPYEENTAWCRFCEQLQFNLWNRQFCLDDTDGAEIEEPCPSKEL; encoded by the coding sequence TTGTCGCTCGCTGGAAGGTGCGCGAGATCAGAGACGATGTCCTCAGAAGCACCCGCCAGTCCCGGTCAGCGATCGCCTTCTCACGGTGAATCGCTATCGCCTGGAGTACAGGAGAGTGAGCGGTTCAAGTTCCACTACACGGTCGGGTCCGGATCATCGCGAAAAGCCATCGGGACGGCTGCACTTGCCGCCACAAATCCCGACGCACTCGATCTCGACGATCTGGAAGCGCTTCTCGCTGCTGGTGTCGACCTCAACGCCATCCCACACCCTGGATACGCGATGATATCCTACGCTCGCCGGGACAATCGCCCTTTCGAGGGGCCGAACTGGTTCATCGATTCCGGCGGGTACAGCGTTCAGAAGAAGTTCAACCATTACCCGACGAGCATCGACGACTATGTTGCCTACTTGAGCGAGTACGACGATCAAATCGAAAAGTACACGCTCCGGGATTGGGCGTGTGCCCACGATCTTCTTCGCGACGCCGACCGGGATGTCCGCACCCACCAGGAGTGGTCAATACGCGACCACGTCTACTGCCTGGAAACTGCGGAGGACGTCGGTCTCACCGCCGAACCCGTTGCCGTCTTGCAGGGGCACGACATCGAAGAGTATCTGTGGTCGTTCGACTACCTCAAAGAGCACGGCCTCGCCTCACCAACGCTTGGCATCGGGTCAATTCTTCGCCCGAACAAAACCAATGAAGTTCGTGCGATCATTCAGGAGTTGCGCGACGCTATCCCCTCGAAGTATGCGCTCCACGGCTTCGGGATCTCGAAGACCGTTCTCGATGACGCCGAGACCCTCTGGGCACTCGATTCGGCCGATACGACGTCGTGGCAGTCGAAGGCCGCTCACGCTCGTGTGACTGACCCTGAGTGGGCCGACCGCGTCCCCGCCTGGATTCGCACTCTCCAAGCGTACATGGACTACGGCGATGCCGTCGACGCACTCATCGCGGCTGCCTACGCCGATGAGCCGGCAGACGCAGCAACCGAACCCGGGCGCTTGCGAGTCGTCCCCCTCAGCGCGTTCGCTGCCGGGAAGCCGGGCCGTCCTGACGTTGCCGACCCGTTGGTTGAGTGTATCTGTGGGAACCTAATCGACCCGAATCGGCATCCATACGAGGAAAATACCGCCTGGTGTCGATTCTGCGAGCAACTCCAGTTCAACCTATGGAACAGGCAGTTCTGTCTGGACGACACCGACGGCGCTGAGATAGAAGAGCCATGTCCTTCGAAAGAACTGTAG
- a CDS encoding zinc finger domain-containing protein encodes MTISCNRDGCDRTWPRDPVLEVECLSCGAPIGTKCKRPSGHGGNFVHPHRTRDRLAVDEGHYGTCPLDICAETLEDMDRSDTPTEEGGDTTEQVSIGAF; translated from the coding sequence ATGACTATCTCGTGCAATCGTGACGGTTGTGATCGAACGTGGCCCCGCGACCCCGTCCTCGAGGTGGAGTGCCTGTCGTGTGGCGCTCCCATCGGCACGAAATGCAAGCGCCCGTCGGGGCACGGTGGAAATTTCGTCCATCCACACCGAACACGTGACCGCCTCGCTGTCGACGAAGGCCACTACGGAACGTGCCCGCTCGATATCTGTGCCGAAACGCTCGAAGATATGGACCGCTCGGATACACCCACCGAAGAAGGTGGCGACACCACCGAACAGGTCTCGATCGGAGCATTTTGA
- a CDS encoding N-6 DNA methylase, whose protein sequence is MATLLEPEHSEHVTDPLEDISQQTGDSPYQVFSDWVNMAVASFSGDEDAYQKPLDRYRKDGRDKETVRELATLHANALGGLVLAMEETREDILGGVYEHYGLTSEHFAQYFTPGSVSRAMAQINLPDADSLREATPEDPLVIGDISGCGSGRLITDSARRLRDLAPEAPAVYLGYDKDPLCAKMAVLNFVLNDMTGYVLLGDALKLEARRVWFISTAQLVRGDHPVRELDSGERDRVLTRFFGAPHVDDLNDDTEAGAVQEESDTEPEPDVDPELMPEEPTLASNLDVTLDPSETSQTGFDEFA, encoded by the coding sequence ATGGCGACACTCCTAGAACCCGAACACAGCGAACACGTCACCGACCCGCTTGAGGACATCAGTCAGCAAACGGGCGACTCTCCCTACCAGGTCTTCTCCGATTGGGTCAACATGGCGGTTGCCAGCTTCTCCGGCGACGAAGACGCCTACCAGAAACCTCTCGATCGGTATCGGAAGGATGGTCGCGACAAGGAGACGGTTCGAGAGCTCGCGACGCTGCACGCCAACGCCCTCGGGGGTCTCGTCCTCGCGATGGAGGAAACGCGAGAAGACATCCTCGGGGGCGTCTACGAACACTACGGTCTCACCAGCGAGCATTTCGCCCAGTACTTCACGCCCGGATCGGTGAGCCGAGCGATGGCCCAGATAAATCTCCCTGATGCCGACAGTCTTCGTGAGGCAACGCCCGAAGACCCGCTCGTGATCGGTGATATCTCCGGGTGTGGAAGCGGTCGACTCATCACCGACAGTGCCCGCCGACTCCGGGACCTCGCACCGGAGGCTCCGGCCGTTTACCTCGGATACGACAAAGATCCTCTCTGCGCGAAGATGGCCGTACTCAACTTCGTGCTCAACGACATGACCGGATATGTCCTCCTGGGTGACGCCCTGAAACTTGAGGCCCGCCGCGTGTGGTTCATCAGCACCGCCCAGCTCGTCCGGGGCGACCATCCCGTACGAGAACTCGACTCCGGCGAGCGTGACCGTGTCCTCACCCGATTCTTCGGTGCGCCCCACGTCGACGACCTGAACGACGACACCGAAGCCGGCGCCGTACAAGAGGAGTCGGACACTGAGCCCGAGCCGGACGTCGACCCGGAACTGATGCCCGAAGAACCAACACTCGCATCGAATCTCGACGTCACGCTCGACCCGAGTGAGACCTCCCAGACCGGTTTCGACGAGTTCGCATGA